One part of the Sebastes fasciatus isolate fSebFas1 chromosome 8, fSebFas1.pri, whole genome shotgun sequence genome encodes these proteins:
- the phf8 gene encoding histone lysine demethylase PHF8 isoform X1: MASVPVYCLCRLPYDVTRFMIECDICQDWFHGSCVGVEEDKAAEIDLYHCPNCQVTHGPSVMRKRRGGNKQTDGSAAGARDPSRPVKTGSPQFVRELRSRTFPGADEVLLKPSGAQLTVEFLEEHSFSVPVMVLRRDGLGMTLPPASFGVNDVEHYIGSDKQIDVIDVSRQCDLKMRLGDFVEYYNSPNRDRVLNVISLEFSETRLSNLVETPKIVRKLSWVENLWPEESVFERPNVQKYCLMGVKDSYTDFHIDFGGTSVWYHVLRGEKIFYLISPTTANLALFERWSSSSNQNEMFFGDQVDMCYKCSVKQGNTLFIPTGWIHAVLTPVDCLAFGGNFLHSLNIDMQLRCQANIGLLQKSRAYEIEKRLSTADLFSFPNFETVCWYVGKHLLDTFRGLRENRRHPATYLVHGAKALNNAFRSWTRKEALADHEVEIPETINTQTLVKDLAKEIRLVEDIFQQNIGRSGPQFPGSPLSKAPLTTSQNSGRPPGKKKVPKPKEVMGGLGPPGTKKKSQKGLLKAEAGELDLIEIHTKHTLKKFQPGKSKNKNKLELPLEVFKGKLNKSKLKLVLTNGKLKGKKNSSSNGAGKAGKYKHLVTEGSSLSDLESEDELQIDETPPPRRKPAGPSKKKKLSGLPRKLPRAKPCSDPNRIREPGEVDFDIEEDYTTDEEALAAHGVKGGAGGILDLLKASKQVAGLDSAALSEEAPASPSTRDAIQGMLSMANPPSSSSSSSSSSPLSISGGLTEGLGVVKEKGGRAVWVTGGVKKTKTPEKKPVIQRPGKRPIKRPARHLSDEDSPDEQEALGTCFKDSDYVYPSLESDEEDRANKAKMKRKKNWDDTPWSPKARVMPTLPKQERPAREGARVASVETGLAAASAKLAQQEQQKPAKRKYTKKQRPPAPVAPPPPVQPEPAPPSPPPAPESAPDFSPDRRMDYYSASLLDHEYTAGPGPFGPGGPRGSGAMAPGVFLTSRRPSLSPQNSSSHSGASPAGLASPGTTGVGQGKRPKKGLATAKQRLGKILKIHRNGKLLL; the protein is encoded by the exons ATGGCATCGGTGCCAGTGTACTGCTTGTGTCGTCTGCCATATGATGTGACACGCTTCATGATCGAGTGTGACATTTGTCAAGACTGGTTTCATGGAAG CTGTGTCGGAGTAGAGGAGGACAAAGCTGCTGAGATTGACCTGTATCACTGCCCCAACTGTCAGGTCACCCATGGGCCATCTGTCA TGCGCAAACGCCGTGGCGGCAATAAGCAGACAGATGGCAGTGCTGCTGGAGCTAGAGATCCAAGTCGGCCTGTTAAGACAGGCAGCCCACAGTTTGTTAGGGAGCTACGGAGCCGCACCTTCCCAGG TGCGGATGAAGTCTTGCTGAAGCCGTCTGGGGCCCAGCTGACAGTCGAGTTCCTGGAAGAGCATTCATTCAGTGTTCCTGTCATGGTGCTGAGGCGGGATGGCCTCGGCATGACCCTTCCTCCAGCGTCCTTCGGCGTCAACGATGTAGAGCACTACATCG GTTCCGACAAACAaattgatgtgattgatgtgtCTCGCCAATGTGACCTGAAGATGCGGTTGGGAGACTTTGTTGAATACTACAACAGCCCCAATAGAGACCGAGTGCTCAATGTCATCAGTCTGGAGTTCTCTGAGACCAG GCTCTCAAACTTGGTGGAGACTCCAAAGATCGTGAGGAAACTATCATGGGTGGAAAACCTCTGGCCTGAAGAATCTGTGTTTGAACGCCCTAATGTGCAGAAGTACTGCCTGATGGGAGTGAAGGACAGCTACACAGACTTCCACATTGACTTTGGAGGCACCTCAGTATGGTACCACGTTCTGAGG GGCGAGAAAATCTTCTACCTAATTTCCCCCACCACAGCCAACTTGGCGCTTTTTGAGCGGTGGAGTTCCTCGTCTAACCAGAATGAGATGTTCTTCGGAGACCAAGTTGACATGTGTTACAAATGCTCCGTCAAACAAGGAAACACCTTGTTCATACCAACAG GGTGGATTCACGCTGTGCTGACTCCTGTGGACTGCCTGGCCTTCGGAGGAAACTTCTTGCATAGTCTCAACATTGACATGCAGCTGCG atgtcaagcaaacatcggacttctgcagaagtccag GGCGTATGAAATAGAGAAGAGATTGAGCACAGCAGACTTGTTCAGTTTTCCCAACTTTGAGACTGTGTGCTGGTATGTTGGAAAGCACCTTCTTGACACCTTCAGAG GTTTGAGAGAAAACCGCAGACATCCTGCCACTTACCTGGTTCATGGAGCGAAGGCCTTGAACAACGCCTTCCGCAGCTGGACCCGTAAAGAG GCTTTAGCAGATCATGAAGTGGAGATTCCAGAAACCATCAATACTCAGACCCTAGTGAAGGACCTGGCCAAGGAGATCCGTCTGGTTGAG GACATCTTCCAGCAAAACATCGGCCGCAGTGGACCTCAGTTTCCTGGTTCGCCGCTCTCTAAAGCTCCTCTGACCACCTCTCAGAATTCAGGACGCCCCCCTGGAAAAAAGAAAGTACCCAAGCCCAAGGAGGTGATGGGGGGTCTCGGGCCCCCAGGAACCAAGAAGAAGAGTCAGAAGGGGCTACTTAAGGCCGAAGCAGGAGAACTTGACCTCATTGAGATCCACACCAAACATACACTCAAAAAATTTCAACCTGGCAAATCCAAAAACAAGAACAAG CTGGAGTTGCCTCTAGAGGTGTTTAAAGGGAAGCTAAATAAAAGCAAACTGAAACTCGTGCTGACCAATGGAAAACTCAAAGG TAAGAAGAACAGCAGCAGTAATGGTGCAGGAAAAGCAGGAAAGTACAAACATCTTGTAACGGAGGGATCCAGTCTGTCTGACTTGGAGTCTGAGGATGAGCTGCAGATCGACGAGACCCCTCCTCCACGACGCAAACCTGCAGGACCGAGCAAGAAAAAGAAACTAAGTG GTCTTCCTAGGAAGCTGCCCAGAGCCAAACCCTGCTCTGACCCAAATCGGATCAGGGAGCCAGGAGAGGTAGACTTTGACATTGAG GAGGATTACACCACAGATGAAGAGGCGCTAGCCGCCCACGGGGTGAAGGGTGGCGCCGGGGGCATTCTGGACTTATTGAAGGCCAGCAAGCAAGTGGCAGGCTTGGACTCTGCAGCACTCAG TGAGGAAGCCCCAGCCTCTCCTAGTACTCGGGACGCCATCCAGGGTATGCTGTCCATGGCCAACCCCCCTTCCTcgtcctcatcttcctcctcttcgtctCCCCTATCCATTTCCGGGGGCCTGACAGAGGGATTAGGGGTGGTCAAGGAAAAGGGTGGCAGGGCTGTATGGGTGACTGGAGGGGTCAAAAAGACGAAAACTCCTGAGAAGAAACCTGTCATCCAGCGGCCAGGGAAACGACCAATTAAACGGCCAGCCCGTCACCTCAGTGACGAGGACAGTCCAGATGAGCAAGAGGCTCTGGGAACCTGTTTTAAAGATTCAGACTATG TTTACCCGTCCTtggagtctgatgaggaggacCGTGCTAACAAGGCTAAGATGAAGCGGAAGAAAAACTGGGATGACACACCGTGGAGCCCGAAAG cCAGGGTGATGCCCACCCTTCCCAAACAGGAACGACCAGCCAGGGAAGGGGCTAGAGTCGCATCTGTAGAAACTGGTCTTGCAGCAGCCTCTGCCAAGCTGGCACAACAA GAGCAGCAAAAGCCTGCTAAAAGGAAGTACACCAAAAAGCAGCGTCCTCCCGCTCCTGTAGCCCCTCCTCCCCCTGTTCAGCCTGAGCCAGCCCCACCCTCACCACCACCTGCTCCAGAGTCTGCACCAGACTTCAGCCCAGACAGGAGGATGGATTACTACTCCGCCAGTCTGTTGGACCACGAATACACGGCAGGGCCAGGACCCTTTGGCCCTGGAGGCCCTAGAGGCAGCGGAGCCATGGCCCCCGGCGTATTCCTCACATCACGCCGACCTTCACTTTCTCCGCAGAACAGCAGCTCTCACTCTGGTGCATCCCCTGCAGGTTTAGCCAGCCCAGGCACAACCGGAGTTGGTCAAG GGAAACGTCCAAAGAAAGGACTTGCAACTGCAAAACAGAGACTTggaaaaattctgaaaattcACCGCAACGGCAAACTTCTCTTGTGA
- the phf8 gene encoding histone lysine demethylase PHF8 isoform X2: MASVPVYCLCRLPYDVTRFMIECDICQDWFHGSCVGVEEDKAAEIDLYHCPNCQVTHGPSVMRKRRGGNKQTDGSAAGARDPSRPVKTGSPQFVRELRSRTFPGADEVLLKPSGAQLTVEFLEEHSFSVPVMVLRRDGLGMTLPPASFGVNDVEHYIGSDKQIDVIDVSRQCDLKMRLGDFVEYYNSPNRDRVLNVISLEFSETRLSNLVETPKIVRKLSWVENLWPEESVFERPNVQKYCLMGVKDSYTDFHIDFGGTSVWYHVLRGEKIFYLISPTTANLALFERWSSSSNQNEMFFGDQVDMCYKCSVKQGNTLFIPTGWIHAVLTPVDCLAFGGNFLHSLNIDMQLRAYEIEKRLSTADLFSFPNFETVCWYVGKHLLDTFRGLRENRRHPATYLVHGAKALNNAFRSWTRKEALADHEVEIPETINTQTLVKDLAKEIRLVEDIFQQNIGRSGPQFPGSPLSKAPLTTSQNSGRPPGKKKVPKPKEVMGGLGPPGTKKKSQKGLLKAEAGELDLIEIHTKHTLKKFQPGKSKNKNKLELPLEVFKGKLNKSKLKLVLTNGKLKGKKNSSSNGAGKAGKYKHLVTEGSSLSDLESEDELQIDETPPPRRKPAGPSKKKKLSGLPRKLPRAKPCSDPNRIREPGEVDFDIEEDYTTDEEALAAHGVKGGAGGILDLLKASKQVAGLDSAALSEEAPASPSTRDAIQGMLSMANPPSSSSSSSSSSPLSISGGLTEGLGVVKEKGGRAVWVTGGVKKTKTPEKKPVIQRPGKRPIKRPARHLSDEDSPDEQEALGTCFKDSDYVYPSLESDEEDRANKAKMKRKKNWDDTPWSPKARVMPTLPKQERPAREGARVASVETGLAAASAKLAQQEQQKPAKRKYTKKQRPPAPVAPPPPVQPEPAPPSPPPAPESAPDFSPDRRMDYYSASLLDHEYTAGPGPFGPGGPRGSGAMAPGVFLTSRRPSLSPQNSSSHSGASPAGLASPGTTGVGQGKRPKKGLATAKQRLGKILKIHRNGKLLL; the protein is encoded by the exons ATGGCATCGGTGCCAGTGTACTGCTTGTGTCGTCTGCCATATGATGTGACACGCTTCATGATCGAGTGTGACATTTGTCAAGACTGGTTTCATGGAAG CTGTGTCGGAGTAGAGGAGGACAAAGCTGCTGAGATTGACCTGTATCACTGCCCCAACTGTCAGGTCACCCATGGGCCATCTGTCA TGCGCAAACGCCGTGGCGGCAATAAGCAGACAGATGGCAGTGCTGCTGGAGCTAGAGATCCAAGTCGGCCTGTTAAGACAGGCAGCCCACAGTTTGTTAGGGAGCTACGGAGCCGCACCTTCCCAGG TGCGGATGAAGTCTTGCTGAAGCCGTCTGGGGCCCAGCTGACAGTCGAGTTCCTGGAAGAGCATTCATTCAGTGTTCCTGTCATGGTGCTGAGGCGGGATGGCCTCGGCATGACCCTTCCTCCAGCGTCCTTCGGCGTCAACGATGTAGAGCACTACATCG GTTCCGACAAACAaattgatgtgattgatgtgtCTCGCCAATGTGACCTGAAGATGCGGTTGGGAGACTTTGTTGAATACTACAACAGCCCCAATAGAGACCGAGTGCTCAATGTCATCAGTCTGGAGTTCTCTGAGACCAG GCTCTCAAACTTGGTGGAGACTCCAAAGATCGTGAGGAAACTATCATGGGTGGAAAACCTCTGGCCTGAAGAATCTGTGTTTGAACGCCCTAATGTGCAGAAGTACTGCCTGATGGGAGTGAAGGACAGCTACACAGACTTCCACATTGACTTTGGAGGCACCTCAGTATGGTACCACGTTCTGAGG GGCGAGAAAATCTTCTACCTAATTTCCCCCACCACAGCCAACTTGGCGCTTTTTGAGCGGTGGAGTTCCTCGTCTAACCAGAATGAGATGTTCTTCGGAGACCAAGTTGACATGTGTTACAAATGCTCCGTCAAACAAGGAAACACCTTGTTCATACCAACAG GGTGGATTCACGCTGTGCTGACTCCTGTGGACTGCCTGGCCTTCGGAGGAAACTTCTTGCATAGTCTCAACATTGACATGCAGCTGCG GGCGTATGAAATAGAGAAGAGATTGAGCACAGCAGACTTGTTCAGTTTTCCCAACTTTGAGACTGTGTGCTGGTATGTTGGAAAGCACCTTCTTGACACCTTCAGAG GTTTGAGAGAAAACCGCAGACATCCTGCCACTTACCTGGTTCATGGAGCGAAGGCCTTGAACAACGCCTTCCGCAGCTGGACCCGTAAAGAG GCTTTAGCAGATCATGAAGTGGAGATTCCAGAAACCATCAATACTCAGACCCTAGTGAAGGACCTGGCCAAGGAGATCCGTCTGGTTGAG GACATCTTCCAGCAAAACATCGGCCGCAGTGGACCTCAGTTTCCTGGTTCGCCGCTCTCTAAAGCTCCTCTGACCACCTCTCAGAATTCAGGACGCCCCCCTGGAAAAAAGAAAGTACCCAAGCCCAAGGAGGTGATGGGGGGTCTCGGGCCCCCAGGAACCAAGAAGAAGAGTCAGAAGGGGCTACTTAAGGCCGAAGCAGGAGAACTTGACCTCATTGAGATCCACACCAAACATACACTCAAAAAATTTCAACCTGGCAAATCCAAAAACAAGAACAAG CTGGAGTTGCCTCTAGAGGTGTTTAAAGGGAAGCTAAATAAAAGCAAACTGAAACTCGTGCTGACCAATGGAAAACTCAAAGG TAAGAAGAACAGCAGCAGTAATGGTGCAGGAAAAGCAGGAAAGTACAAACATCTTGTAACGGAGGGATCCAGTCTGTCTGACTTGGAGTCTGAGGATGAGCTGCAGATCGACGAGACCCCTCCTCCACGACGCAAACCTGCAGGACCGAGCAAGAAAAAGAAACTAAGTG GTCTTCCTAGGAAGCTGCCCAGAGCCAAACCCTGCTCTGACCCAAATCGGATCAGGGAGCCAGGAGAGGTAGACTTTGACATTGAG GAGGATTACACCACAGATGAAGAGGCGCTAGCCGCCCACGGGGTGAAGGGTGGCGCCGGGGGCATTCTGGACTTATTGAAGGCCAGCAAGCAAGTGGCAGGCTTGGACTCTGCAGCACTCAG TGAGGAAGCCCCAGCCTCTCCTAGTACTCGGGACGCCATCCAGGGTATGCTGTCCATGGCCAACCCCCCTTCCTcgtcctcatcttcctcctcttcgtctCCCCTATCCATTTCCGGGGGCCTGACAGAGGGATTAGGGGTGGTCAAGGAAAAGGGTGGCAGGGCTGTATGGGTGACTGGAGGGGTCAAAAAGACGAAAACTCCTGAGAAGAAACCTGTCATCCAGCGGCCAGGGAAACGACCAATTAAACGGCCAGCCCGTCACCTCAGTGACGAGGACAGTCCAGATGAGCAAGAGGCTCTGGGAACCTGTTTTAAAGATTCAGACTATG TTTACCCGTCCTtggagtctgatgaggaggacCGTGCTAACAAGGCTAAGATGAAGCGGAAGAAAAACTGGGATGACACACCGTGGAGCCCGAAAG cCAGGGTGATGCCCACCCTTCCCAAACAGGAACGACCAGCCAGGGAAGGGGCTAGAGTCGCATCTGTAGAAACTGGTCTTGCAGCAGCCTCTGCCAAGCTGGCACAACAA GAGCAGCAAAAGCCTGCTAAAAGGAAGTACACCAAAAAGCAGCGTCCTCCCGCTCCTGTAGCCCCTCCTCCCCCTGTTCAGCCTGAGCCAGCCCCACCCTCACCACCACCTGCTCCAGAGTCTGCACCAGACTTCAGCCCAGACAGGAGGATGGATTACTACTCCGCCAGTCTGTTGGACCACGAATACACGGCAGGGCCAGGACCCTTTGGCCCTGGAGGCCCTAGAGGCAGCGGAGCCATGGCCCCCGGCGTATTCCTCACATCACGCCGACCTTCACTTTCTCCGCAGAACAGCAGCTCTCACTCTGGTGCATCCCCTGCAGGTTTAGCCAGCCCAGGCACAACCGGAGTTGGTCAAG GGAAACGTCCAAAGAAAGGACTTGCAACTGCAAAACAGAGACTTggaaaaattctgaaaattcACCGCAACGGCAAACTTCTCTTGTGA